CTGATGAGGCGCCCTGTCCGGGGCGCTCCGGGGCACGGTGATCACCACGCGCAGGCCTTCGGGCTCGTTGTGCGCGAAGGAGAGCGTGCCGCCTGAGCCGGCGAGCAGCGCACGGGTGATGGACAGGCCCAGCCCCGACCCGGACACGTTCTGGTGCCGGCCGCTGCGCCAGAAGCGGTCCCCGACCCGCTCCAGTTCCTCGTCGGTCAGTCCGGGGCCGCCGTCGGCCGTCTCCACGGTGACACGGTCGCCCCCCGCGGTGACGGTGACCGTGACGGAGCCCGATTCCGGGGTGAACTTCACAGCGTTGTCCACGACGGCGTCCAGCGCGCTGGAGAGCGCCACCGGATCCGCCCACCCGGTGGCGGCCGACTGGCCCGCCGTCGTCAGCTCGACGCCCTTCTGCTCGGCCACCGGCCGCCATGCCGCCACGCGCTCGGCCGCCACCTCGGCGACATCGGTGAGCACGGCGTGCGCGGCGTCCGCGTGCTCGGCCAGCGCGAGGCCGAGCAGGTCGTCCAGGACCTGGGCCAGCCACTTGCCCTCCGCGCGTACGGAGGCCATCTCCTCGCTGTCCTCGGGCAGCTCCAGGGCGAGCAGCTCGATGCGCAGCAGCAGTGCGGACAGCGGGTTGCGCAGCTGGTGGGAGGCGTCGGCGACGAAGGCGCGCTGCTGTTCCAGGGCGTCTTCGACGTTGCCGGCCATCTCGTTGAAGGAGTGGGCGAGCCTGCGCAGCTCGGGCGGGCCGCCGGAGGCGACGACGCGGGAGGTGAGCTTGCCGGTGGCGATCTCGTGGGTCGCCCGGTCCAGGGTGCGTACGGGCCTGAGCACCCACCCGGTCAGGCGCAGCGCGGCACCGACGGCGAGCAGCATCGCGGCGGCCTCCCCGGCGACGATGGCGAGCCACCCGTGCAGGATGCGCGAGCGCATCGGTCCCGTCGGGGAGTCCGTGAGGACGACGGCCGCCACATCGCCGTCCCGGATGACGGGCGAGGCCACCGCGATCCGGCCGTCCTCCTGCCAGGGCCACACCTGTGGCGGGTCGTGGCTGCGGCGTCCGGCCAGCGCCTCGGCGAAGGCCCGCGCGCCGTCCTCTCCCTGCCCGTCGGCGCTCTCCTCGCCGTCGCCGGGAACGCGCCAGCCGTCGGGCGAGGAGGCCATCACCCGGCCGTCACGGTAGAAGACGCCCGCCCGGATGCCGTAGAGAGCGTGGTAGCGGTGCAGCTCCTTCTCCAGGATGGCCTGGCGCTCGTCCGGCTGGCTGGGGGCCGTGACGAACTGGGCGAGGGAGGCGAAGCGCGCCGTGTCGTCGATCCTGTCGACCACCACGCGCTGCTGTTCGCCCTGCGCCTGGCTCACGGCGAGGGGGAAGCCGAGGGCGAGCAGCACCCCGGCCAGCAGGATGAGGAGCAGTGGAAGCAGTCGTGAGCGCATCGTCGTCCGTCCGGCCCGGCCCCGCCCGGGTCAGGCGCCCCGGGCGGCCATGCGGTAGCCGACCCCGCGCACCGTCTCTATGAGAGCCGGCCGCTGGAGCTTGGCGCGCAGCGAGGCGACGTGTACCTCGAGGGTGCGCCCCGTGCCCTCCCAGCTCGTGCGCCAGACCTCGCTGATGATCTGTTCCCTGCGGAAGACGACGCCGGGCCGCTGGGCGAGCAGTGCCAGCAGATCGAACTCCTTTCGGGTGAGAGAGACCTCGGAGCCGTCCACGCTGACCTGCCGGGTGGGCAGCTCGATGGTGACTCCGCCCAGGCGCAGGGTGCCGTGGTCCGCGCCGCCCGCTTTCCCCGCGGTGCCCCCGGCGCTCGCCGTGTCGCGTGCGCCGCTCTCGGGAGCGCCCGCTCCGTCCTCGCCGGTGCGACGGCGGCTGACCGCGTGGATACGGGCCAGCAGCTCGCCCATGTCGTAGGGCTTCACGACGTAGTCGTCCGCGCCGAGGTTGAGGCCGTGGATGCGCGAGCGGACATCGGCGCGCGCGGTCACCATGATCACGGGAGTGGAGCTGGTGCGGCGGATCTTGCCGCAGACCTCGAAGCCGTCCTGGTCGGGCAGGCCGAGGTCGAGCAGGACAACGGCGAAACCCGGTGCGTCCTGTCCGCCCGCGAGCAGTTCCTGGAGAGCCTCGGCACCGCTGCGCACATGCGTGACGTCGAAACCGTGCCGCGCCAGCACAGCGGAGAGCGCCGCGGCAACCCGGTCGTCGTCCTCGACAAGCAGCAGTCTCAACCGACGCTCCTCCTGTCCTTTTGTGACCGCCCCCTGCGAAAGGTCCGACAGTGCATCCACGCCGACAGGCGCAGGTGAGTCAAGAGCCTGTTGAGCACGCCGGGGCATCCGTTATACAGCCGGTACGGCGACGGCCGGAGGGCTGCCGCGAGGAGAGCCCTTACGGGTCCGCGCCCGGGGGCCGGGGGCACCCACCGTCTCCTTCAGCCAGTGTGCCCGGTCGCGGCCAGATCGTTATGCTCAATTTCAGCTCAGATGTAATGACGGTCACGTCAACAGCTCACTAAGGTCCTCGCAACCGACGAGGACGGAGCTATACGCCGATGAGTGAAGTATCGGTGATCAAGGACGCCGGCGGCCCTGACCCGGCGACCGACGAGCTGGTCGTGCTGGACAACGTCAACAAGCACTTCGGTGCGCTGCATGTCCTTCAGGACATTGACCTGACCATCGCGCGCGGCGAAGTCGTCGTCGTCATCGGTCCTTCGGGATCCGGCAAGTCCACGCTGTGCCGCACCATCAACCGTCTGGAGACGGTCGACTCGGGCAGCATCACCATCGACGGCAAGCCGCTGCCCGCCGAGGGCAAGGAGCTGGCGAGACTGCGTGCCGATGTCGGCATGGTCTTCCAGTCCTTCAACCTCTTCGCACACAAGACCGTGCTGGAGAACGTGACCCTCGGACAGACCAAGGTCCGCAAGGCTGACAAGCGGACGGCCGACGAGAAGGCCCGTGCGCTGCTCGACCGGGTCGGCGTCGGCAACCAGGCCGACAAGTACCCCGCGCAGCTGTCCGGTGGCCAGCAGCAGCGGGTCGCCATCGCACGGGCGCTCGCGATGGACCCGAAGGTGATGCTCTTCGACGAGCCGACCTCGGCCCTCGACCCCGAGATGATCAACGAGGTCCTCGAGGTCATGCAGCAGCTGGCCAGGGACGGCATGACGATGGTCGTGGTCACCCACGAGATGGGCTTCGCCCGCTCGGCGGCCAACCGCGTCGTCTTCATGGCGGACGGCCGCATCGTCGAGGAGGCCACTCCCGACCAGTTCTTCAGCAACCCGCGCAGCGACCGTGCCAAGGACTTCCTCTCGAAGATCCTGCACCACTGAGCACCGGGCCCGTGGACGGGCGCGGACCACGCGGGGTGCCGGGAGGCACCTCGGAGCACGGCAGAGCACCGCACGGCGACGACGGCAGCCACTGGCTGGGCCAACGACTGTTAAGTAAGGGATGTTCACCATGAGATTCCACAAGACTGCCGCCTCGGCAGCCGTGATCCTGGCTCTCGCCGCCACCGCGGCATGCGGGGGCAAGGAAGGCTCCGCCGGCGACAAGCCCAAGGACCAGACGAACGAGAAGGCGCTGCCGTCCTACAAGGCCGCCAAGGACGTCAAGGTCGACTCCCCCGCCCTGAAGAAGGCCCAGAAGCGCGGGAAGATCATCATCGGCGCCAAGGCCGACCAGCCCTACCTCGGCTTCCAGGACCAGTCGACCAAGAAGTACTCGGGCTTCGACATCGAGATCGCCAAGATGGTGGCGGCCGACCTCGGCTTCTCCGCCAAGCAGATCGAGTGGAAGACGGTCGACTCCAACGCCCGTGAGACCGCCGTCTCCAAGGGCGACGTGGACCTGATGATCGGCACTTACACGATCAACCCCGAGCGCAAGAAGCAGATCGACTTCGCGGGCCCGTACTTCCACGCCGGCGCCTCGCTGCTCGTCAAGAAGGACCAGAAGGCGGTCAAGGGCCCGGACAGCGTCAAGGGCAAGAAGGTCTGCTCCATCGTCGGCTCGACCCCGCTCCAGACCATCAAGGAGCCGAAGTACGGCGCCAAGGTCACCGAGCTGAGCAAGTACTCCGAGTGCGTCTCGCAGGTGCTCGACGGACAGGTCGACGCGGTCACCACCGACGACGCGATCCTGATGGGCTACGCCGCGCAGAACCCCGGCAAGCTCAAGGTCGTCGGCAAGCCGTTCTCCGAGGAGCCCTACGGTGTCGGCCTGAAGAAGGGCGACAAGGGTCTCCAGAAGGCCGTCGCGGACGCCATCAAGGCGCACCAGGACAACGGTGACTACAAGAAGGCGTTCGACGCGACGCTCGGCAAGTCGGGCTCGAAGTTCCAGGACCCCCCGGCCCTCACCGAGAAGTGACACCGCGCGCCCCGCTCCCCGGCGCACGAGCCGTGCGGGGCGGGGCGCGTGCTGTGGCCGTGCGGTGCGCGCGCCGTGAACCCGTCCGCTCAGCCGGCCCGTTCCCGGTTTCCTCGTCCGCCCCGTCGGTCTTCCCTGCCGTTCCGACGCGATTCCTCGCGGAGAATTCATGAACGTACTGCTCGACAATCTCGCGCTGTTCCGCGAGGGATTCCTCGGCACGCTGTCGTTGACCGTCGTCAGCGGCCTGCTCGCCGTGGTGCTCGGCCTGGTGATCGCCGGCTTCCGGGTCTCACCCGTACCGCCGCTGCGATTCTTCGGCACGATGTGGGTGACGGTGCTGCGGAACACCCCGCTGACGCTGCTTTTCCTCGTGGCGTTCTTCGTGGTGCCCAAGGTGTTCTTCCCCGGCATCAACTCCTTCGTCCTGGCCGTCCTCGCCTGTGGCTTCTACACCTCGGCCTTCGTCGCCGAGGCCGTGCGCTCCGGCATCAACACCGTTCCGCTGGGGCAGGCCGAGGCCGCCCGCGCGATCGGTATGTCCTTCACCCAGATCATGCGGATCGTGGTTCTCCCCCAGGCGACGCGCTCGGTGGTACCCCCGCTGAGCAGCATATTCATCGCCCTGACCAAGAACACCGCGATCGCCGGGGCCTTCGACAACGTCGACCTGTTCAACGTCGGAAAGACGCTGAGCAACGACGGCTACGACATCGCCGTCATCTTCATCTGGATCACCATCGGCTACCTCGTCATCACCTACGCCATCAGCGGCCTGTTCAAGCTGCTGGAAAACCGCCTGGAGGTGGCCCGATGAGTGCGAGCGTCCTGTTCGACGCGCCGGGTCCGAAGGCCCGGGCGCGGAATATCGTCTACACCGTTGTCGGCGTTCTCGCGCTGCTCGGACTCGTCGCATGGGCCGGCATACGGCTCTACGACAAGGGGCAGTTCGAGGGTGAACTCTGGGACATCTTCAACTACTCGGGAATCCGCGAGAACATTCTCGACGCGCTGCTGTCCACACTGAAGGTCTTCGCGCTGGCAGGCGTCCTCTCGCTCGTCTTCGCCGTGATCCTGTGCGTCGCGCGGCTGTCCGACCACAAGCCGGTGCGCTGGGTGGCGGTCGCCTTCATCGACCTGTTCCGGTCGATCCCGCTGCTGATCACGATCTTCGCGCTGTGGGTCGGCATCATCGGCGACATGACCCCGATGTGGGCACTCGTGATCGGCCTGACCATCTACAACGGCTGTGTCCAGGCAGAGGTGCTCCGCGCCGGTGTCAACGCCGTGCCCAGGGGACAGGCCGAGGCCGCCTACGCCATCGGCCTGCGCAAGACACAGGTGACGGCGTCGGTCCTCTTCCCGCAGGCCGTCCGGTCCATGCTGCCGACGATCATCAGCCAGCTCGTGGTCACCCTGAAGGACACCTCGCTCGGCTTCATGATCCTCTACCCGGAGCTGCTCTACTCGGCGCGGCTCATCGCCAACAACACCCCGGTGGGCGGCACCTATCCGATCGTCCAGACGGTCATCGTCTTCGGTCTGATCTACATCGTGCTCTGCCTCGCCCTGGCCGCGCTGGCCAACTGGATCGAGCGGCGCGGACGCCGGTCCAAGGCCGGCATCGTGCCCGCGAAGGCGAAGGAGCTCAAGGAGACGGTGACTTCGGGGCCGTAGAGCTGCGTGCGGCCGGAGGCGGCGGGCCCCTGTGGCCCGCGCCTTCGGCCGTTCGTCGTCTGCCGGCCTCACTTGACGCCCGCTCAGGCAGTGGGTTGCATACGATCGTGATCGTGCACCAGGCTCCAGGAACAGCGAACCCCGGCCCCCGTCAGCACCACCAGGGCTGTGAGGTCTCCCCGCTGTGGACCCGGTGATCGTGGTAGGCGCCGGACCTGCCGGACTCGCGCTTTCTCTTGCCCTTGCCCGGCACTCCGTGCCCTCCGTCGTTCTGGACGCGACCGACGGCAGCACGCCACCCCGCGCGGCCCGCACCTGCGTGCTGCGCGCGGACACCGCGGCCCAGCTCCCGCCGCTGCCCGGGCTGCGCTGGCGCTCCTGGCGCACCCAGCGGCGGGCCCAACCCGTCGAACGGGTCGACCTGCCACCGCACGAGGCACCCGTGCACGTCGAACAGCACGCGCTGGAGCGGGCTTTGCGCACCGCGCTGGAGAGCGAGAAGCTCGTCAGGATCGTCACCGGCAGTCACGTCGACGTCCTGGAGCAGGACCCGCACGGTGTCACGGCCCACACCCGCGGCCCGCAGGGCACCTGGTGGCGCGGCAGCTACGCCGTCGGCTGCGACGGAGCGCGCTCCACCGTTCGCAAGCTGCTCGGAGTCCGCTTCCCCGGCAGGACCGCCGTCGAGCGGCACGCGGTCGCGACGCTGCGCGTACGGCTCCCCTGGGAGGACGAGGGCTTCGGCGCGGGCGGGGAGGGGCGCGGGCCCATCGCGGCGCTGGAGCCCGGACCCTCCGGCCGATCCGGTGAAGCATCCGTCCCCGTACTCGGATCCGAGTACGGGGACGGAGACAGGGACAGGGACGGGGAAGCGGTGTGGGAGCGGGGCGACGCGGGTGCCGCGGGTGCCGCCCTGCTGCACCGGGACCCGGGCGGGACCCCGGGCGAGGTGACAGCCCGTCCGATCGCCGGGGGACTGTGGCGCCTGGACTGGCTGCTGGCGCCGCGCGGCGGCCTGGTGACGCCGGAGGAGATGCTGGAGCGCGTCGGCGACACTCTGACGGTGTGGTCCCAGGAGGCCCTCGCATCCGGCCCCGGCGGGTCCGGCGCCAGTGCGTCCCGCGCCGGCGCGTTCCGCGCCGGTGGCGCCAAGGCGGGCCGGGGCAAGGGAGCCGGCGAGGGCGCAAGCGGCGGCGTCGGCCCGTACGAGCTGGTCGACACCGGAGTGCACACCTCGCATCAGCGGCTGGCCCGACACTGGCGCGTCGACCGCGTCTTCCTCGCGGGGGACGCCGCGCATCTGACGGGCGCGCTGGGCGTGCAGTCCGTCGACGAGGGGCTGCGGGACGCGGCGAACCTCTCCTGGAAGCTCGCACTCGCCTGGCACGACGGCCATGACAGAGCCACGGGCACGCTGCTGGACAGCTACGAGGCGGAGCGGCGCGGCGCCGTCGCCCACCGGCTGCGCTCCGTCGACCAGGCGCTTGCCCTGGTACGGCGCGGCAGTGGGCTGCGCTCGCTGCTGCCCGGCGGAGGCGCTCGGTCCCATCTCGGGCTGCTGACCGACGGCCACTTGGGGCGCGGGCTGCTGGGCGCGCCCCCGGCGTACCCGCGCACCCCGCTCGCGCCCCCGCGCGCTTCTGTGAGCAGGGTGCCCGTAGGCACGGCACCGGGTGCCCCGGTGCACGACGTGCCGGTCACCGCGTCGGACGGCACACGCGGCAGGCTCCGCGACTGGCTGGGCGGCCCGGGCGGCGAGCTGCTGGTCATGCTGGTGGCACCCGGCACCGGCGTGTGGGACAGCCGCCACTGGCTGTCGGCCGGAATGATGCCCGAGCTGGCCGCGCTGGTAGCCGAACTGCCGCTGCGCGCCACGCTGCTGGTCGCCGAGAGCTACCCGGGAGCCGCGGCTCACACGGTCCTGGCCGTCCGCGCCGACGGCCACCTGTCCGCCGCCGTCCCCGCCGGCCGCACCACGGAACTGCGCGCGTGCGCGGTGGCTGTGCGCGGGGGCCCGGGCCAGCAGATCGAAAGGACGACCGGCAAAGAGCTCAACGGGGGTGGCGGTGGCGGGCGTTGAGGGCTCGCGCCCCGTTGAGCGCTCCTCCCGTGTCCGCAGAAACACCCTTTCGTGTAAGGCGTTCTTAGAGCGCCCCTATAAGCGCTCCCCACGCTGACGGCCATGGACGGGCCGACGCCCTCCCCCTTACGGGGACCACGAAGAGCGCGGAACGAGCGGGATGCCGGAGGCAGCCGGGACGTCGGGAGCTTTGGAGCAGCGCGGAAGGAGCGGAACGCACAGACGGCGGAGGACGAGGCGGGCCCTCGGGATCACCGGCGCGCTCGTCGTGACCGCGCCTAGACGTCGGGGAGGTGCTCCTCCAGCAGCTCCGGGTCTTCCCCCTCCTCCTCCAGCGCCCGGCGGACGACGCGCAGCGCGAGCCCTTCCGAATAGCCCTTACGGGCCAGCATCCCGGCCAGGCGCCGCAGCCGCTTGTCCCTCTCCAGGCCCCTGGTGGAGCGCAGCTTGCGCTCCACCAGCGCGCGGGCAGTCTCCTCTTCCCGCTCCGAGTCCAGCTGGCCGACCGCCTCGTCGATCACCGTGGATTCCACGCCTTTGGTACGCAGCTCACGGGCGAGCGCACCACGGGCCAAGCCCCTGCTGTGGTGCCGGGACTCCACCCAGGCGGCGGCAAAGGCGCTGTCGTCGATGAGACCGACGTCCTCAAGTCTGGCCAGCACCTCCTCGGCCGCCTCCTCCGGCACCTCCCGCTTGCGGAGCGCGTCGGCGAGTTGCTGGCGGGTGCGCGGAGTGCCGGTGAGGAGCCGCAGACAGATGGCCCTGGCGCGCTCCACCGGGTCCTGCGGCTCTTGCCCCCGGCCGCCCCGCTCCCCCTCGTCGGGGCGGCCCTGTCTCCCTCGCCCGCCTCGTGGGCTGCGAGGCGCATGCGGTGATCCCGCTCCGGCCCTCGACGAAGCGGGATCACCGCTGTCCTGGGGATCGGCCGCCGGCCCCTCGGCCCGGCCCGAACAGGCCGAGGGGTCTTGGCGCTCCGCGTGCGCGTACTCGTACTCCGGCCAGTCGCTGCGCCGCGTCACGGACTAGCTCTTGGCCGCGGCGGTCTTGGCGGTCTTGCTCGTTTTCGCTGTCCTACTGGCCGCCGGAGCCGGGACGGTCTTGGCCGCCGCCGCATCCGCCTCCCCGCCCGGGGTGCCCGGCGCCGGGGCCGGGGCGGCCGGGTCGGCCGTGCTTCCCGCGGCGTCCGTCCCGGGCTCGGCCGCCGGCTCCTCCGGCTGCACCCCGATGCCCAGCTTCTCCTTGATCTTCTTCTCGATCTCGTTGGCGAGGTCGGGGTTGTCCTTGAGGAAGTTGCGGGAGTTCTCCTTGCCCTGGCCGAGCTGGTCGCCCTCGTAGGTGTACCAGGCGCCGGACTTGCGGACGATGCCGTGCTCCACGCCCATGTCGATCAGTCCGCCCTCGCGGCTGATGCCCATGCCGTAGAGGATGTCGAACTCGGCCTGCTTGAAGGGCGGCGCGACCTTGTTCTTGACGACCTTGACGCGGGTGCGGTTGCCGACGGCGTCGGTGCCGTCCTTCAGCGTCTCGATCCGGCGGATGTCGAGCCGTACGGAGGCGTAGAACTTCAGCGCGCGGCCACCGGTGGTGGTCTCCGGCGAGCCGAACATCACGCCGACCTTCTCGCGGAGCTGGTTGATGAAGATCGCGGTGGTCTTGGACTGGTTGAGCGCACCGGCGATCTTCCGCAGCGCCTGGCTCATCAGCCGGGCCTGGAGGCCGACATGGGAGTCGCCCATCTCGCCCTCGATCTCCGCGCGGGGCACCAGAGCGGCGACCGAGTCGATGATGATCAGGTCGAGCGCGCCGGAACGGATGAGCATGTCGACGATTTCGAGGGCCTGCTCGCCGTTGTCCGGCTGGGAGAGGATCAGTGCGTCGGTGTCGACCCCGAGGCGCTTGGCGTACTCGGGATCCAGGGCGTGCTCGGCGTCCACGAAGGCGACCGTGCCGCCCGCCTTCTGTGCTTGGGCCACCGCGTGCAGGGTCAGGGTGGTCTTACCGGAGGATTCGGGGCCGTAGACCTCCACGACCCGGCCCCGCGGCAGACCGCCGACGCCCAGGGCGACATCGAGGGCGGTCGAACCGGTAGGGATGACCTCGATCGGCTCGTTAGGCCGCTCACCCATGCGCATCACGGCGCCCTTGCCGAATTGCCGTTCAATTTGGGCGAGGGCGGCATCGAGTGCCTTCTCGCGGTCGGTTCCTGCCATGGGGGCCACCCGGTTAGTTGCTTGAGTCGATCGCTTCACGTCAAAAGACGCTAGCGCCTGCCACTGACAATCGGTCCGGCACTCGGCGCGGACCCGCGCTCCTCCGGCCCCGGCCCGAGCGGTCGGGCTCGCCGGAACACCTATAAGAATCGATGTTCGATTTCTGCGTCAAGTCACCCCTCAACCCTGTGGATAACTCGCAAACCAGCAGGTCACAGAGGTATAGCGGCGGTTCAGGACCGACGTCGTCCCCGCCTCTGCGGGCCCTTTTCATCCCTCGAACCCAGCCTGACCCGGACATCCGTCACGTCGTAGCGCCTCACATAGGCGCCGAGAAATCCCTGGAGTGTCGCCGTCACCGGGATCGCGATCAGCGCACCGGCCACCCCCATCAGCGAGGTGCCCGCGATCACCGAGCCGAAGGCGACGGCGGGGTGGATGTCCACGGTCTTGGCGGTGATGCGCGGCTGGATCACATAGTTCTCGAACTGCTGGTAGACCACGACGAACGCCAGCACCCACAGCGCGGACCAGGGGTCGACGGTGAAGGCGAGCAGCATCGGAAGCGCCCCTGCCAGATATGTGCCGACCGTCGGCACGAACTGGGAAAGCACTCCCACCCAGACCGCCAGTGCCGCCGCGTAGGGCACCCCGAGCAGTTGGAGGAAGACGTAGTGCGCCACCCCGGAGACCAGGGCCATCAGCGCCCGCGAGTAGATGTAGCCGCCGGTCTTGGCCACCGCGATCTCCCACGCCCGCAGCGCCTCCGCCTGGTGCGCCGGGGGCAGCACCGAGCACAGCGCCACCCGCAGCCGGGGCCCTTCGGCGGCGAAGTAGAAAGTGAACAGCACGACCGTCAGCAGCTGGAAAACCCCGCCCAGCACGGTCGCCGAGATCCCCCACACGTTCTGCGCGCCGCTGCGCAGGGATCCGCGTACCCAGTCGGAGTGGATGACGTCCGACTGGAGCTTGTCGGCATCGAGATGGGTGTGGAAGGTCGCGTTGATCCAGTCGATGACGTCGCTGACGTAGGCGGGCAGGTTGTCGACGATTTTGGTGATCTGGTCGGCGAAGAGCGAGCCGAGAGCGGTGAAGAACCCGGCGCCGGCGATCAGCACCGCCAGGAAGACCACACCCGTCGCCAGCCCGCGCCGCATTCCCCGCCTGGCGAGGCCGTCGACCGCGGGCTCCATGGCCAGCGCCAGGAAGAACGCGACCAGGATGTTCAGCAGGAGTCCGAGAGCCCTCAGAACAGCCCAGCCGAGGAGCTGGTAGGCGCCGACCAGCGCCAGAGCGAGCACGAGGGCCCGCGGCAGCCAGCGCGGCATCCGGGGCGTGTCACGGACCGTGCTGCCGGATGGTGCCTCGCCCCTGCCGCCGTGCCCGGCCTCTTCCCGGCCGGGACCCTCGCCCTGATCGTCCCGGCCGCCGTCATCTGGTGCGCCCATCGGGCAAGTTTCGCGCTCCGGGACAGAACGCCCGCTTACGACGCGCCTCGTGTCGGGGCCTCGCCCCGGCGGCGCCACCATCCGGCAGCCGGCCTCGGCCCGGAACCGGGCCCGCGTCACGCGGCGTGAGTGCCTTCCCGTACAGCGTGGGCGCCGCCTCGTCCGGCGTTGTGCCGCACCATCCGGCTCAGCCTCCGCCGGTGCGGCTCAGCGCTTGTGCGCGGGGACGTCCATCACCGCGCACACCACCCGCCAGACCTCCTTCGCCTCCCACCCGGCCACGAACGCCTCGTGAACCGTCCGGCCGCCGAGTTCGGACATCACATAATCGCGCGCGAAGGAATCGGCGTACGCCTCACCGAAGTGATCCGCCATGCGCTCCCAGAAGACCGTCAACCGCATGCGTCCATTATCCCGCCCTCCGGGTTGGCTCCTGTCTGTGGCCGTGACCCGGCCGCCGCTCACGCCTACCGTCAGAGGATGGCTCCCTCTGGATCGACTCCTCTCTCCCGTGCCGAACATTTCATCTGGCTGACGGCGCGCGTGCTGGAGCAGCGGCGCTTCGAGCACCACTTCCTGGACGGCGACCCGGGCACCGTCGAGACCGCACTCGACGCCTACCGCAACGTCGACGGCGGCTACGGCCACGCCCTGGAGCCCGACCTGCGCGGTCCGGTCAGCCAGCCGCTGCACACGGCGGCTGCCATCCGGGTGCTGGACAGCATCGGGCGCTGCGCCGGACAGCGGGTGGAGCGCATCGGACGCTATCTGACGGCCGTCTCCACGCCCGAGGGCGCGCTGCCCGCCGTGCACCCCTCGCTGCGCGGGTATCCGGCGGCGCCCTGGATCCCGGTCGTGGACTCCCCGCCGAGCGACCTGCTCGCGACCGGCCCGGTGGTCGGCACGCTGCACCGCAACAGCGTCTGGCACGCCTGGCTGTTCCGTGCGACGGACTACTGCTGGCACACCATCGAGTCCCTGGACAAGACCCACCCCTACGAGGCGCAGGCCGCGCTCGCCTTCCTGGACGGAGTCCCCGACAGGCCGCGCGCCGAGGCGGCGGCCGACCGTCTGGGCACGCTGGTGCGCGAGCAGCGGCTGGCCGTGACGGACCCGGACCGCACGGAGGACTTCCCCGTCCCGGACGGCTACGCGCCCAAGGAGCACCACTACGTGACCGACTTCGCCCGTACCCCCGGCTCACTGGCCCGGCGCTGGTTCACCGGGGACGAGCTGGAGCGCGGCCTCGACCACCTGTTGCGCCGTCAGGAGGAGGACGGCGGCTGGAACATCGCCTGGCGCCGCTGGGCCCCGGGAACGGAGCTGGAGGGACGTCCCCTGGCCACCCTTGACGCGCTGCTGACCCTGCGCGCCTACGGGCGGCTCTGAGAGGACGCTCACGAGCGTGTCAGGGCGGGAGCCGGCCCCAACGCGGCCAGCCGCCCCGTCGGCCCTGGCAAGCCCTCTCCACGGGCCAGGGCCGACGTGCGGCGGGAGGGGACGTCTAGCCCAGTACCCGGACCCCCGCGGTCACCAGCACGGCAGCCGCCACGACCACCAGGAAGGGTGCGCGCAGCAGCAGAGCGACGGCAGCCGCCGCGAGGCCCGCCGTGCGGGCGTCGAGGACCAGCGCGGCGTCCTTGCTGAATGTCTGCTGCGCTATCAGCGCGGACAGCAGCGCCACCGGCACCAGGGCCGCCAGCCGCTTGGTGAGCGGTCGCTCCAGCACCCCCGCGGGCACCGACAGACCGAGCAGCTTCACCAGATAACAGCCGACGATCGTCGCACCG
This sequence is a window from Streptomyces sp. NBC_01775. Protein-coding genes within it:
- a CDS encoding FAD-dependent monooxygenase, translated to MDPVIVVGAGPAGLALSLALARHSVPSVVLDATDGSTPPRAARTCVLRADTAAQLPPLPGLRWRSWRTQRRAQPVERVDLPPHEAPVHVEQHALERALRTALESEKLVRIVTGSHVDVLEQDPHGVTAHTRGPQGTWWRGSYAVGCDGARSTVRKLLGVRFPGRTAVERHAVATLRVRLPWEDEGFGAGGEGRGPIAALEPGPSGRSGEASVPVLGSEYGDGDRDRDGEAVWERGDAGAAGAALLHRDPGGTPGEVTARPIAGGLWRLDWLLAPRGGLVTPEEMLERVGDTLTVWSQEALASGPGGSGASASRAGAFRAGGAKAGRGKGAGEGASGGVGPYELVDTGVHTSHQRLARHWRVDRVFLAGDAAHLTGALGVQSVDEGLRDAANLSWKLALAWHDGHDRATGTLLDSYEAERRGAVAHRLRSVDQALALVRRGSGLRSLLPGGGARSHLGLLTDGHLGRGLLGAPPAYPRTPLAPPRASVSRVPVGTAPGAPVHDVPVTASDGTRGRLRDWLGGPGGELLVMLVAPGTGVWDSRHWLSAGMMPELAALVAELPLRATLLVAESYPGAAAHTVLAVRADGHLSAAVPAGRTTELRACAVAVRGGPGQQIERTTGKELNGGGGGGR
- the recX gene encoding recombination regulator RecX → MTRRSDWPEYEYAHAERQDPSACSGRAEGPAADPQDSGDPASSRAGAGSPHAPRSPRGGRGRQGRPDEGERGGRGQEPQDPVERARAICLRLLTGTPRTRQQLADALRKREVPEEAAEEVLARLEDVGLIDDSAFAAAWVESRHHSRGLARGALARELRTKGVESTVIDEAVGQLDSEREEETARALVERKLRSTRGLERDKRLRRLAGMLARKGYSEGLALRVVRRALEEEGEDPELLEEHLPDV
- the recA gene encoding recombinase RecA, with product MAGTDREKALDAALAQIERQFGKGAVMRMGERPNEPIEVIPTGSTALDVALGVGGLPRGRVVEVYGPESSGKTTLTLHAVAQAQKAGGTVAFVDAEHALDPEYAKRLGVDTDALILSQPDNGEQALEIVDMLIRSGALDLIIIDSVAALVPRAEIEGEMGDSHVGLQARLMSQALRKIAGALNQSKTTAIFINQLREKVGVMFGSPETTTGGRALKFYASVRLDIRRIETLKDGTDAVGNRTRVKVVKNKVAPPFKQAEFDILYGMGISREGGLIDMGVEHGIVRKSGAWYTYEGDQLGQGKENSRNFLKDNPDLANEIEKKIKEKLGIGVQPEEPAAEPGTDAAGSTADPAAPAPAPGTPGGEADAAAAKTVPAPAASRTAKTSKTAKTAAAKS
- a CDS encoding AI-2E family transporter; the protein is MGAPDDGGRDDQGEGPGREEAGHGGRGEAPSGSTVRDTPRMPRWLPRALVLALALVGAYQLLGWAVLRALGLLLNILVAFFLALAMEPAVDGLARRGMRRGLATGVVFLAVLIAGAGFFTALGSLFADQITKIVDNLPAYVSDVIDWINATFHTHLDADKLQSDVIHSDWVRGSLRSGAQNVWGISATVLGGVFQLLTVVLFTFYFAAEGPRLRVALCSVLPPAHQAEALRAWEIAVAKTGGYIYSRALMALVSGVAHYVFLQLLGVPYAAALAVWVGVLSQFVPTVGTYLAGALPMLLAFTVDPWSALWVLAFVVVYQQFENYVIQPRITAKTVDIHPAVAFGSVIAGTSLMGVAGALIAIPVTATLQGFLGAYVRRYDVTDVRVRLGSRDEKGPQRRGRRRS
- a CDS encoding DUF3046 domain-containing protein — translated: MRLTVFWERMADHFGEAYADSFARDYVMSELGGRTVHEAFVAGWEAKEVWRVVCAVMDVPAHKR
- a CDS encoding AzlD domain-containing protein, whose protein sequence is MSVWIAIGATIVGCYLVKLLGLSVPAGVLERPLTKRLAALVPVALLSALIAQQTFSKDAALVLDARTAGLAAAAVALLLRAPFLVVVAAAVLVTAGVRVLG